In the Nitratiruptor sp. YY09-18 genome, GCAAAATATCTTTACCAACAAGGTGATAGTCAGCTGGCCAGTAGTGCATGAGTGACTCATCTGTGCCGTAACCTAGAGCAGTAATATAGTTAAGAAGTGCATCAAGCCATACATACATCACATGTTTTGGATCATTGATTGATGGTGGAAGAGGTATACCCCAGCTAAAGCTTGTGCGCGTAATAGAGAGATCTTGCAATCCGCTCTCAACAAAGCGGATTACCTCATTTTTTTTCGATTTTGGAAGAACAAACTTCTCTTCATTGCGATAGAGTTCCAAAAGTCTCTCTTGATATTTTGAGAGTTTGAAAAAGTAGCTCTCCTCTTTGACTATAGAGGTCTCTTTCCCGCAATCTGGACAAAATTCGTTATCGATGAGTTGCGATTCAGGGAAGAATGATTCGCAACTGATACAGTAGTGTCCCTCATAGGTTCCTTTATAAATGTCGCCCTTGTTGTACATGATTTCAAAGGCTTTTTGTACGCCTTTGATATGCTCTGGATCAGTAGTGCGGATAAACTTATCATAACTTATCTCAAACTCATCCCACAAAGAGCGAAATTTTGCACTTATCTCATCAGCATACTCTTTGGGTGATTTACCGCGCTTTTTAGCAGCTTCTTCTATCTTTTGACCATGCTCATCAGTCCCCGTAAGGAAAAATGTATCATATCCTTTGAGGCGAAAATATCTTGCAGCACTATCAGCTATAATGGTTGTATATGCATGACCAATATGAGGTACATCATTGACGTAGTAAATTGGTGTAGTTATATAGCGTTTCATTATCTTCTCCTTAGAATTCAAATCCTCCACCTTTGCCTCTATTCATACTCTTGTAGACCGCATCTACATACTCATTGCGTAATCTACATCCAATAATCAGCTCACATTGCAAGCATGAAGAGATCTTTTTGTTTTCTTGGCACTCTTTGAGCTCTTTTGTCTTTTGGATCAGTGCTTCTTCATACTTATCAAGCTGTTTTTGATTTGGCATAGTACTCTCTTACCTTTTTTATTTCGTAGTGTGATCCAAAGAAGCATGGTGTTGTCTCATGCAGCTCAGAGCATGAAAGATCCAAAAGACGCTCTCCTGCATCATTAATCGCTCGGCCACCTGCTTTTTCATAGATATTTGCAAAGGGAAAAACTTCAAAGAGTTTGCGAAGCTTTCCTCGCGGCTTATCCTTCGTACCTGGATAGCTAAAAAGCCCTCCACCTTTGACCAAAATCTGATGCAGATCTGGCACCATCCCCCCTGAATAGCGCAAGCGATAACCTTCGGCAAAGAGTGATTCTACAAGAGCTTTATGATGGGGGTACCAATACTTTTGCGTAGCCCCTGGGGCATTGAGTTTCCCTTTTTGCAAAAGTTGGAGCTCTTGTAAAAATTCAAATTTTCCATTGCGCAAAATAAATCGCTCTGCCTTAATTGTTGCTACTACAAGCTCTACGCGAGGTCCATATACTACATACGCAGAGGCCACGAGATTTTTCCCACTCCAGCCATTTTCGTAGATACCAAATATAGATCCGACACTTAAGTTTACATCTACGAGGCTGCTTCCATCCAGCGGGTCATACGCTACAAGGTATTTACCATTTTCATGGATGAGAGTCTCTTCACTCTTCTCTTCACTAGCAATTGCTTTGACTGAAGAAGCAGTGCTTAGCTCTTCTTCAATGATTTTGTCACTGAGTACATCGAGTTTGAGCTGCTCTTCGCCTGAGCTATTTACGCTTCCTTCATATCCAAACTCTTCATCTACGATTGCTTTGCTAATTTTAATGGCACTTCTTTTAATAGCTTCAATAATCTCTGTCATCTCATACCTTTTGCGCGTTTTTGTCTATCCATGCTATTATCATGTGAGGGTCATTGAGATCAAGTATTTCGATGTTTTGGGGAATAGTAGATTTATCGATACTCTCATCAATAGCAACTGCTTGGATATAGGGCAAGTAGCTCTCATCAAAGGAGTTGCGAAAGACTCCTATGCGAGGGAGGGGGAGATATTTGAGCCCCTCTACAAGCAGGTAGTCAAAATCTTTCACCATTGCAATGATATCATCGATCTCTCTTTTTCTATGGGAGAAGTAGGTGGTTCTAGTGGGTGAAGTGACCACGACTTCTGCACCTGTTTGGAAGAATTTGTAGCTATCTTTCCCCTCTATATCAAATTGTGCTTTGTCTTTTGGATCATTCTTGACAATGGCTACTTGAAAATTTGGTACCAAGATTTTGGCAATCTTT is a window encoding:
- a CDS encoding class 1 fructose-bisphosphatase, with the protein product MTEIIEAIKRSAIKISKAIVDEEFGYEGSVNSSGEEQLKLDVLSDKIIEEELSTASSVKAIASEEKSEETLIHENGKYLVAYDPLDGSSLVDVNLSVGSIFGIYENGWSGKNLVASAYVVYGPRVELVVATIKAERFILRNGKFEFLQELQLLQKGKLNAPGATQKYWYPHHKALVESLFAEGYRLRYSGGMVPDLHQILVKGGGLFSYPGTKDKPRGKLRKLFEVFPFANIYEKAGGRAINDAGERLLDLSCSELHETTPCFFGSHYEIKKVREYYAKSKTA
- the mobB gene encoding molybdopterin-guanine dinucleotide biosynthesis protein B, which encodes MRKAVAFTGPSNSGKTTIIEKIAKILVPNFQVAIVKNDPKDKAQFDIEGKDSYKFFQTGAEVVVTSPTRTTYFSHRKREIDDIIAMVKDFDYLLVEGLKYLPLPRIGVFRNSFDESYLPYIQAVAIDESIDKSTIPQNIEILDLNDPHMIIAWIDKNAQKV